TTACCTTGAACGGCGCGTGCGTTCGAACGGCGATGTGCGCTGGCGCGGTGTGCTGGTGGATGGCGATTGGTGGAACGCGGTGTGGAACACGGTGCGATTCTCGGTCGTGTCTGTCTCGCTCGAGGCTGTTCTGGGCCTGCTTGTCGCCCTTGTTTTGAACATGGAGTTCAGGGGCCGCGGGCTTGTCCGCGCCGCCATCCTGATCCCTTGGGCGATCCCGACAGTAGTGTCGGCCCGGATGTGGGGCTGGATGCTGAACGACCAGTTCGGCGTGATCAATTACATGATGATGGGCGTGGGGTTGATCGACAAACCGATTGCCTGGACCGCCAGTTCGGATACGGCAATGATTGCCGTGCTGATCGTCGATGTCTGGAAAACCACGCCCTTTATGGCGCTTCTGATGCTGGCCGGTCTGCAAATGATCCCGCGCGACATGTATGAAGCCGCAAAACTTGACGGTATCCATCCGGTCAAGGTGTTCTTCCGCGTGACGCTGCCATTGCTACGGCCCGCGATCCTTGTGGCGGTGATTTTCCGCGCGCTGGATGCCCTGCGCATCTTTGATCTGATCTACCTGCTGACACCGCAATCGGATTCGACGGTGACGATGTCTGTGCTGTCCTATCGTGAACTCCAGCAATTTGGCGACTACGGCGAAGGTTCGGCCATGTCTACGCTGCTGTTCCTCATCATCACCCTGTTCGTGCTGCTTTATATCAAGCTCGGCAAGGTCGATCTGTCAGGGGAGAAAAGCTGATGGAACGCACCCTTTTCTGGAACATCATGTTCTACTTCGCGGTCTTTCTGATCGTCGTGATCGCGGTTTATCCGTTCTACTATGCGGTGATCACCAGCTTTGAGAGTGGCACCGCGCTGTTCACGCCGAACTTCCTGCCTGAGTCATTCTCGCTGTCCAACTACAAGAATGTGCTGGGGCAAAGCAGCTTTATTCGCTCGCTTGTCAACTCGGTCTTCATTGCCGGTGTAACGGTCTGCTTTGCGCTGCTTCTGGCGGTGACGGCATCCTATGCTTTGGCACGCGTGCGTTTTCGCGGGCGCGGATTACTGTTGATGACAATCCTCGGCGTGTCGATGTTCCCGCAGATCGCCGTGCTGTCGGGCCTTTATGAACTGGTCAACCTGCTGGGCATCTACAATAAACCCTACGCACTGATCCTCAGCTATACGATCTTTACGCTGCCCTTTACGGTCTGGGTGCTGACCACATTCATGCGTGACCTGCCCGTCGAGATCGAAGAAGCGGCGATCGTCGATGGCGCAACCCCTTGGGTGATCATCACCAAGGTGTTCCTGCCGCTCTTGTGGCCAGCACTTGTGACAACCGGCCTTCTGGCTTTCATCGGCGCTTGGAACGAGTTTCTGTTCGCCCTGACCTTCACGATTTCCGAAACGCAGCGCACCGTGCCCGTGGCCATCGCCTTGCTGTCGGGTGCAAGCCAGCAGGAAATCCCCTGGGGCTCGATCATGGCGGCCAGCGTTATCGTCACGGTTCCGCTGATCGTTCTGGTCCTCATTTTCCAACGCAAGATCGTCGCGGGTCTGACCGCTGGCGGCGTCAAAGGCTAATCGGAGAGTATTCATGGCAAATATCGAACTCAAAGCTGTCCGTAAGTCCTATGGCGCGGTCGAAGTGATCAAAGGCATCGACCTTGATATCAAAAAAGGCGAATTCATGGTGTTCGTCGGCCCCTCGGGCTGCGGTAAATCCACCTTGTTGCGCCTGATTTCCGGGCTGGAACAAATCACCTCGGGTGACATGATGTTTGACGGCGAACGCGTGAATAACGTGATCCCGTCAAAGCGTGGCATCGCGATGGTGTTCCAGTCCTACGCGCTTTATCCGCATATGACCGTGTTTGATAACATGGCCTTCGGGATGCAACTGGCCAAGGCGACCAAGGACGAACAGAACGAACGCGTGCGCAAGGCCGCAGACCTATTGCAGATTGATCACCTGCTCGATCGTTTGCCCAAACAGCTGTCCGGCGGTCAACGCCAGCGCGTCGCCATTGGCCGCGCGATTGTGCGTGATCCGCGTGTGTTCCTGTTTGACGAACCGCTGTCCAACCTTGACGCCGCGCTGCGCGTGCAGACCCGCCTGGAAATCGCCAAACTGCACCACGACATGCAGGACGTGACGATGGTTTACGTCACGCACGATCAGGTCGAAGCCATGACATTGGCCGACCGGATTTGCGTGTTGCGTGACGGGATGGTCGAACAGGTCGGCACCCCTGCCGAACTTTATGACAGCCCAAATTCCACGTTTGTC
This portion of the Octadecabacter sp. SW4 genome encodes:
- a CDS encoding carbohydrate ABC transporter permease, with amino-acid sequence MASTDIKAPGTGGKRELNLQQQRVRAAYTFLVPMLIMLALVAAWPLFRSISFSFTDATADTIFNGQSEWIGFDNYLERRVRSNGDVRWRGVLVDGDWWNAVWNTVRFSVVSVSLEAVLGLLVALVLNMEFRGRGLVRAAILIPWAIPTVVSARMWGWMLNDQFGVINYMMMGVGLIDKPIAWTASSDTAMIAVLIVDVWKTTPFMALLMLAGLQMIPRDMYEAAKLDGIHPVKVFFRVTLPLLRPAILVAVIFRALDALRIFDLIYLLTPQSDSTVTMSVLSYRELQQFGDYGEGSAMSTLLFLIITLFVLLYIKLGKVDLSGEKS
- a CDS encoding carbohydrate ABC transporter permease, with product MERTLFWNIMFYFAVFLIVVIAVYPFYYAVITSFESGTALFTPNFLPESFSLSNYKNVLGQSSFIRSLVNSVFIAGVTVCFALLLAVTASYALARVRFRGRGLLLMTILGVSMFPQIAVLSGLYELVNLLGIYNKPYALILSYTIFTLPFTVWVLTTFMRDLPVEIEEAAIVDGATPWVIITKVFLPLLWPALVTTGLLAFIGAWNEFLFALTFTISETQRTVPVAIALLSGASQQEIPWGSIMAASVIVTVPLIVLVLIFQRKIVAGLTAGGVKG
- a CDS encoding ABC transporter ATP-binding protein produces the protein MANIELKAVRKSYGAVEVIKGIDLDIKKGEFMVFVGPSGCGKSTLLRLISGLEQITSGDMMFDGERVNNVIPSKRGIAMVFQSYALYPHMTVFDNMAFGMQLAKATKDEQNERVRKAADLLQIDHLLDRLPKQLSGGQRQRVAIGRAIVRDPRVFLFDEPLSNLDAALRVQTRLEIAKLHHDMQDVTMVYVTHDQVEAMTLADRICVLRDGMVEQVGTPAELYDSPNSTFVAGFIGSPKMNFMTGAFADAFDCKTLGIRSEHIEIVEDGSGIWNGKVIHTEDLGSDHFLFVEIGSDEPVIVRQSGKWFGKLGAEVSLRPVDGNVHRFGQDDKPLG